A genomic region of Brevibacillus sp. JNUCC-41 contains the following coding sequences:
- the sirA gene encoding sporulation inhibitor of replication protein SirA — MRTYQIYLIEDEFAHHYYGREKLFFNLFLEYIQARGRLKSILQKQIEYVTKTVPIYQLQVAIEQRLQKKMNYWTQNGKYYLEKTNGTSKAVLIIQNESITLKAEGDYEAETAFFESIRKYEASFLAIDFEHEKYGWLKPIKERKFV, encoded by the coding sequence ATGAGAACCTATCAAATTTATTTAATCGAAGATGAATTTGCCCATCATTATTATGGAAGAGAAAAGCTATTTTTCAATTTGTTTTTGGAGTATATTCAAGCAAGGGGCAGACTGAAGAGTATTTTGCAAAAACAAATCGAATATGTCACCAAAACAGTCCCGATATACCAATTACAGGTAGCTATTGAACAACGTTTGCAAAAAAAGATGAATTATTGGACTCAAAATGGAAAATACTATTTAGAAAAAACAAATGGAACAAGTAAAGCCGTTCTAATCATTCAAAATGAGTCCATTACTCTTAAAGCTGAAGGAGATTATGAAGCGGAGACCGCTTTCTTTGAAAGTATTCGAAAATATGAAGCGAGTTTTCTGGCAATTGATTTTGAACATGAAAAATACGGTTGGTTAAAACCGATAAAAGAAAGAAAATTTGTCTAA
- the tkt gene encoding transketolase — MLDKLDALSINTIRTLSIDAIEKANSGHPGMPMGAAPMAYKLWTEYMNHNPKNPEWFNRDRFVLSAGHGSMLLYSLLHLSGYGLSIDDLKSFRQWGSKTPGHPEYGHTAGVDATTGPLGQGIAMAVGMAMAERHLAESYNRDSYNVVDHYTYSICGDGDLMEGVSAEAASLAGHLQLGRLVVLYDSNDISLDGDLSQSFSESVADRFKSYGWQYIRVEDGNDLQEIAKAIEEAKTDDARPTLIEVKTVIGYGSPNRSGKSAVHGAPLGADELKLTKEAYKWTFEEDFHVPEEVYSHFNEAVVDAGAQKEEAWNELFKNYKEAHPELAEQLELAIKGELPAEWDQEIPVYEEGKTLASRASSGEVLNAIAKKVPSFIGGSADLAGSNNTAIKGETDFLPGNYSGRNIWFGVREFAMGAALNGMALHGGLKVYGGTFFVFSDYLRPAIRMAALMGLPVNYVFTHDSIAVGEDGPTHEPIEQLASLRAMPNLGVIRPADGNETAAAWKVAMESTNKPTALVLTRQGLPTIKDTSETAYEGVSKGAYIISASKKEVADALLLATGSEVNLAVEAQKALANEGIDVSVISMPSWDRFETQSKEYKQSVINPAVKKRLAIEVASPFGWDRYAGDEGEILAINHFGASAPGGKIMEEFGFTVENVVARVKEMIK, encoded by the coding sequence ATGTTAGATAAATTAGATGCACTTTCTATTAATACAATTCGTACATTATCGATTGATGCAATTGAAAAGGCTAATTCTGGCCATCCAGGTATGCCAATGGGTGCAGCGCCGATGGCGTATAAACTATGGACCGAATATATGAACCATAACCCGAAAAATCCAGAATGGTTTAATAGAGACCGCTTTGTTCTTTCTGCTGGTCATGGGTCTATGCTGTTATACAGCCTTCTTCATCTATCCGGCTATGGCTTATCTATCGATGATTTGAAAAGCTTCCGCCAATGGGGCAGTAAAACTCCAGGGCATCCTGAATACGGACATACGGCTGGTGTAGATGCAACTACTGGGCCGCTTGGACAAGGTATCGCAATGGCAGTCGGAATGGCAATGGCAGAACGTCACTTGGCAGAAAGCTATAACCGCGATTCTTATAATGTGGTCGATCATTATACATATAGCATTTGTGGAGATGGGGATTTAATGGAAGGTGTTTCTGCAGAAGCGGCTTCATTAGCTGGACATCTACAACTCGGAAGACTTGTTGTTTTATATGATTCTAACGATATTTCACTTGACGGAGACTTAAGTCAATCATTTAGTGAAAGCGTAGCAGACCGCTTCAAATCTTATGGATGGCAATATATCCGCGTTGAGGATGGGAACGATCTTCAGGAAATCGCCAAAGCGATTGAAGAAGCGAAAACTGACGATGCACGCCCAACATTAATCGAAGTGAAAACGGTTATTGGTTACGGTTCACCAAACCGTTCAGGTAAATCTGCTGTTCACGGAGCTCCGCTTGGTGCAGATGAGCTGAAATTGACAAAAGAAGCATATAAATGGACATTCGAAGAGGACTTCCATGTTCCGGAGGAAGTGTATTCACACTTCAATGAAGCTGTTGTTGATGCAGGCGCTCAAAAAGAAGAAGCTTGGAATGAGTTGTTTAAAAATTACAAAGAAGCGCATCCTGAGTTAGCAGAGCAATTGGAGCTTGCCATCAAAGGTGAACTGCCTGCTGAATGGGATCAGGAAATTCCAGTCTATGAAGAAGGTAAGACATTAGCTTCCCGTGCTTCAAGTGGGGAAGTACTAAATGCAATTGCCAAAAAGGTACCTAGCTTCATTGGAGGTTCTGCAGATTTAGCTGGATCGAATAATACTGCCATCAAAGGTGAGACAGATTTCTTACCTGGTAATTACAGTGGGCGTAATATATGGTTCGGTGTACGTGAATTTGCTATGGGTGCGGCTTTAAATGGAATGGCACTTCATGGTGGTTTAAAAGTATACGGAGGAACATTCTTTGTATTCTCTGATTATCTGCGTCCAGCCATAAGAATGGCAGCACTAATGGGACTGCCGGTAAACTATGTGTTCACTCATGATAGCATTGCTGTAGGGGAAGACGGACCTACTCATGAGCCAATCGAACAATTAGCATCATTGCGTGCAATGCCTAACCTAGGGGTAATACGTCCAGCTGATGGCAATGAAACGGCAGCAGCCTGGAAAGTGGCAATGGAGTCTACAAATAAACCAACTGCTCTTGTACTGACTCGTCAAGGATTGCCAACAATAAAAGACACTTCCGAAACTGCGTATGAAGGTGTTTCAAAAGGTGCTTACATCATCTCTGCTTCTAAGAAAGAAGTAGCTGATGCATTACTTCTTGCGACTGGTTCCGAAGTGAACTTGGCTGTGGAAGCACAGAAAGCTTTAGCGAACGAAGGAATTGATGTTTCGGTAATCAGTATGCCATCATGGGATCGATTTGAAACTCAATCTAAAGAATATAAACAAAGCGTAATAAATCCGGCAGTGAAAAAACGTCTAGCTATCGAAGTGGCTTCACCATTTGGCTGGGATCGTTATGCAGGTGATGAGGGTGAAATATTGGCCATCAATCATTTTGGAGCTTCTGCACCTGGCGGTAAAATCATGGAGGAATTCGGTTTCACTGTAGAAAATGTAGTTGCTCGAGTTAAGGAAATGATTAAATAA
- the yneA gene encoding cell division suppressor protein YneA, which yields MKKLYKNYIYTILLAGSVFIFSILFSCTLNNDQKNDFLSIEVGEGDTLWGIAEEYEEANLTKKEFIGWIEEHNGVRADSIKPGQVIVIPVKGEELVQNLASEQ from the coding sequence ATGAAAAAATTATACAAAAATTATATTTATACGATTCTATTAGCGGGATCAGTATTTATCTTTTCAATTTTATTCTCTTGTACATTGAACAATGATCAAAAAAATGATTTCCTTTCTATAGAAGTAGGTGAAGGTGACACCCTATGGGGAATTGCCGAAGAATATGAAGAAGCAAATTTGACAAAAAAAGAATTCATTGGTTGGATAGAAGAGCATAATGGAGTAAGGGCGGATTCGATTAAACCTGGTCAAGTCATCGTCATACCGGTTAAAGGGGAAGAACTTGTCCAGAATTTGGCCAGTGAGCAGTAA
- a CDS encoding DUF896 domain-containing protein translates to MLSKEKLARINELSKKAKAEGLTEVEAKEQTQLRSEYLETFRKSMTNTLEHVKVVDPEGNDVTPQKIKNIKEKRNLH, encoded by the coding sequence ATGTTATCAAAAGAAAAATTAGCCCGTATTAATGAACTTTCTAAAAAGGCAAAGGCTGAAGGTTTGACGGAAGTTGAGGCGAAAGAGCAAACCCAATTGAGAAGTGAGTATTTGGAAACATTCAGAAAGTCCATGACCAATACGTTGGAGCATGTGAAAGTCGTCGATCCAGAAGGTAATGACGTAACTCCTCAAAAGATAAAAAATATAAAAGAAAAAAGAAACTTACATTAA
- the trxA gene encoding thioredoxin, with amino-acid sequence MTIEHVTDDNFASEIKEGLVLVDFWAPWCGPCKMIAPVLNEIDVEMGDRVKIVKLNVDENSDTTSEYGVMGIPALILFKDGEKVDQAIGFQPKEAISALITKHA; translated from the coding sequence ATGACAATAGAACATGTAACAGATGATAATTTTGCTAGTGAAATCAAGGAAGGTTTAGTATTGGTTGATTTTTGGGCACCGTGGTGCGGTCCGTGTAAAATGATTGCCCCAGTGCTTAATGAAATTGATGTGGAAATGGGTGATCGGGTTAAGATCGTAAAACTTAATGTGGATGAAAATTCAGATACCACAAGCGAATATGGAGTGATGGGAATTCCAGCTCTAATTCTATTCAAAGATGGAGAAAAGGTAGATCAAGCTATTGGCTTCCAGCCAAAAGAAGCCATTTCGGCATTAATCACCAAACATGCATGA
- a CDS encoding IDEAL domain-containing protein, translating into MVENNLFKNGDWVKGKSRDGELIHGFIETVSDNREIVKVNVVESDNEKAIGKSIWIPSKWTEKLPDLEISNENHLLALIDLALLSKDETWFMELSGKLESIKIHPKINARNSEFLISGNRIAKLDLNR; encoded by the coding sequence ATGGTTGAAAACAATCTGTTCAAAAATGGGGATTGGGTAAAGGGAAAATCAAGAGATGGGGAACTTATCCATGGTTTCATTGAAACGGTAAGTGATAATCGAGAAATCGTTAAAGTGAATGTGGTGGAAAGTGACAATGAAAAAGCGATTGGGAAATCGATTTGGATTCCGAGTAAATGGACTGAAAAACTGCCGGATTTAGAAATCAGTAACGAAAATCATCTTTTGGCCTTAATTGATTTAGCGTTACTTTCTAAAGATGAAACATGGTTTATGGAGTTATCCGGTAAATTGGAATCCATCAAAATCCATCCTAAAATAAATGCTAGGAATTCAGAGTTTCTTATCTCGGGAAATAGAATCGCTAAACTTGATTTAAATAGATGA
- a CDS encoding YneB family resolvase-like protein, producing MKAVIYCRVSTEKESQETSLARQEDELVKLAEKMDVEVISIIKEQASGYELNRDGIFDMLELFKTKEAEVLLIQDETRLGRGNAKIALFHVILKEDVKIYTLSHDGELELSDSDAMVIQIVGIVEEYQRKLHNLKIKRGMIRAVEKGYRPQKNLQNQRNSTGRDRKEIPIEEIIKLRANGLTFAEIAATLRGFGYNVSKATVNRRFLEHQLNTLESQS from the coding sequence ATGAAAGCGGTAATCTATTGTAGGGTCAGCACAGAAAAAGAGTCACAGGAAACATCATTGGCAAGGCAGGAAGATGAATTAGTCAAATTGGCAGAAAAGATGGATGTTGAAGTCATTTCCATAATAAAAGAACAGGCTAGTGGTTATGAGTTGAATAGGGATGGCATTTTTGACATGCTCGAACTATTTAAAACCAAAGAAGCTGAAGTACTATTAATCCAGGACGAAACGAGGCTGGGAAGAGGGAATGCCAAAATAGCCCTTTTCCATGTCATCCTTAAAGAAGATGTGAAAATTTATACGCTCTCACACGATGGCGAACTTGAGCTATCGGATTCGGATGCGATGGTCATCCAGATTGTCGGAATTGTAGAAGAATATCAAAGGAAACTACATAATCTAAAAATAAAGCGCGGGATGATAAGGGCCGTTGAAAAAGGGTATCGTCCTCAAAAAAATCTTCAGAATCAAAGGAATTCCACCGGAAGGGACCGTAAGGAGATTCCTATAGAAGAAATTATTAAACTTCGGGCCAATGGATTGACATTTGCAGAGATCGCAGCAACTTTGAGGGGCTTTGGATACAATGTATCTAAGGCTACAGTGAACAGGCGTTTTCTCGAACATCAATTGAATACACTGGAAAGTCAATCATAG
- a CDS encoding YneF family protein, with protein MWVYILVGVLALIAGVVLGFFIARKYMMDYLKKNPPINEQMLKMMMMQMGMKPSQKKINQMMSAMNKQQTK; from the coding sequence ATGTGGGTTTACATTCTAGTTGGCGTACTGGCATTGATTGCTGGAGTAGTGCTGGGATTTTTCATCGCTCGTAAATACATGATGGATTACTTAAAGAAAAATCCGCCAATTAACGAACAGATGCTGAAAATGATGATGATGCAAATGGGTATGAAACCATCCCAAAAGAAAATTAATCAAATGATGAGCGCCATGAATAAACAACAAACAAAATAA
- a CDS encoding esterase/lipase family protein, whose protein sequence is MAKPGISSAGKLKPPSETFSPGDWFLGGIPPNLDKEKPPIVFVQGRNSSSTSWYGETEYHGINDMYTKAYEAGYQTVFVQLHDSAGNGSASQYDNGRLLAQMLSQISNHFGGEKVNIIAHSKGGTDTQAALVHYGAHQYVGRVITLASPHHGSYLADLAYSWYAGWLGSLLGQKDDGTYSLQVGKMAEFRSVTDNHLNSRKNMYFTVAGMNRGPVLSALSMGGQYLSSYGENDGLVNVWSTKIPYATHLFTDPNFDHDNIRVGSAVFSRIEPYLRSATTAGIPGFNVNYKERVEDDVITTALAQTVMGDALKQHVWIEQSFHVNESAPGNITIYTASDDVEVELISPSNKKYSPSLKVDSTQNESSFFNGATIQTFNRNNLEIGDWKVRMKSKSPKDAYLFTAQFNEMNPITLSMAGKVKEKDAKFLIKNPMNDKKTPNSTTFLVRLVDETGNEISGKSSIKVLETENFTGTLPEVPKSGVYNVTIDVKEKNVDGTERTRTLVRSVYIEK, encoded by the coding sequence ATGGCTAAGCCAGGCATTTCCTCAGCAGGGAAATTGAAGCCGCCCTCCGAAACCTTCAGTCCAGGGGATTGGTTTCTTGGAGGCATTCCTCCCAATCTTGACAAAGAGAAACCACCAATCGTGTTTGTACAAGGGAGAAACAGCAGTTCAACCAGCTGGTACGGTGAAACTGAATATCATGGGATCAATGATATGTATACCAAGGCGTATGAAGCAGGCTACCAAACGGTTTTTGTTCAGCTTCATGATTCGGCTGGAAATGGATCAGCGAGCCAATATGATAACGGAAGGCTTTTAGCTCAAATGCTTTCACAAATCAGTAACCATTTCGGGGGCGAAAAAGTAAATATTATAGCTCACAGCAAAGGGGGGACAGACACCCAAGCGGCTCTAGTACACTATGGAGCGCACCAATATGTTGGAAGGGTGATCACTTTAGCTTCCCCTCATCATGGTTCATACCTTGCTGATTTGGCTTATAGCTGGTATGCGGGCTGGCTTGGTTCCCTATTAGGTCAAAAAGATGATGGAACTTATTCTTTACAAGTTGGTAAAATGGCGGAATTTCGTTCTGTCACGGATAACCATCTTAACTCTCGTAAAAACATGTATTTCACTGTGGCAGGTATGAACAGAGGCCCGGTTCTTTCAGCTTTATCAATGGGTGGACAATATTTATCTTCATATGGGGAAAATGATGGTCTAGTAAATGTTTGGAGTACAAAAATACCTTACGCAACACATTTATTTACGGATCCAAACTTTGATCACGACAATATCCGAGTCGGTTCAGCTGTATTTTCAAGAATTGAACCCTATTTAAGGAGTGCTACCACCGCTGGGATTCCTGGATTTAATGTCAATTATAAAGAACGAGTTGAAGATGATGTCATTACAACCGCACTTGCTCAAACCGTAATGGGTGATGCCCTGAAACAACATGTTTGGATTGAACAAAGTTTCCATGTAAATGAATCAGCCCCGGGTAATATAACTATATATACAGCCTCAGATGATGTCGAGGTTGAATTGATTTCTCCATCAAATAAAAAATATTCACCTTCCTTAAAGGTTGATTCAACCCAAAATGAAAGTTCCTTTTTTAATGGTGCAACCATCCAGACATTCAATAGAAACAACCTCGAAATCGGTGACTGGAAGGTGCGAATGAAGAGTAAATCGCCAAAAGACGCCTACCTGTTCACGGCTCAATTTAACGAAATGAATCCCATTACATTAAGTATGGCCGGAAAAGTTAAGGAAAAAGATGCAAAATTTTTAATAAAGAATCCAATGAATGATAAAAAAACGCCAAACAGCACAACTTTTTTGGTTCGCTTAGTAGATGAAACCGGTAATGAAATTAGTGGGAAAAGCTCAATTAAGGTACTGGAGACCGAAAATTTTACTGGCACCCTTCCAGAAGTGCCTAAGTCAGGTGTTTATAATGTAACCATTGATGTCAAGGAAAAAAATGTGGATGGCACTGAAAGAACCCGGACTCTGGTTCGTTCGGTCTATATCGAGAAATAG
- a CDS encoding NADH-dependent flavin oxidoreductase, with the protein MNSKYTPLFESYNLGKKIEVKNRLVMAPMTNFSSNPDGTVTDAEVNYYERRSSGVGMVITACTYVTANGKGFHGEFGGDQDELIPSLSRLASAIKAKGAKAILQIFHGGREVPPELVNGDVVSASNIPSEGEGKAVPRPLSAKEIESIILDFGETTRRAIKAGFDGVEIHGANGYLLQQFFSPHSNRREDKWGGSLDKRLTFPLAVVDEVIKAVAEHAKDPFIVGYRFSPEEPETPGITMDDTLALIDGLVTKDLDYLHVSLMDFWSKARRGAEIDRPRIEIIKERIGDQVPIIGVGSIYTADDAIKALQSGVPLIALGREIIIDPEWVQKVEQGREAEIVTKINKDNQQQLDIPDPLWQAIINSPGWFPGIE; encoded by the coding sequence ATGAATTCTAAATATACACCATTATTTGAATCGTACAATTTAGGAAAGAAAATAGAAGTGAAAAATCGTTTGGTGATGGCGCCTATGACAAATTTCTCTTCTAATCCTGACGGGACTGTAACCGACGCCGAAGTAAACTATTATGAACGTAGGTCAAGCGGGGTCGGCATGGTTATAACGGCATGTACCTACGTAACTGCTAATGGCAAAGGCTTTCATGGGGAATTTGGCGGAGATCAGGATGAATTGATACCTAGTCTAAGTCGTTTGGCATCAGCGATTAAAGCGAAAGGTGCAAAGGCAATTCTTCAGATTTTTCATGGCGGACGCGAGGTGCCACCGGAATTAGTAAATGGCGATGTTGTCAGTGCAAGCAATATCCCATCGGAAGGCGAAGGGAAAGCAGTTCCGCGTCCACTATCTGCAAAGGAAATAGAATCGATCATTCTCGATTTTGGTGAAACTACCCGACGTGCCATAAAAGCGGGATTTGATGGTGTCGAGATTCACGGTGCAAATGGTTACTTGCTACAGCAATTTTTTTCGCCTCATTCAAACCGTCGTGAAGACAAGTGGGGTGGTTCCCTTGATAAACGTCTGACTTTTCCATTAGCGGTAGTGGATGAAGTGATAAAGGCTGTTGCTGAACATGCCAAGGATCCGTTCATCGTAGGATATCGTTTTTCACCGGAGGAGCCGGAAACACCAGGAATCACCATGGATGATACTCTTGCATTAATTGATGGACTTGTAACAAAAGATCTTGATTATCTTCATGTTTCATTAATGGATTTCTGGTCGAAAGCAAGACGGGGAGCCGAGATTGACAGACCTCGGATAGAAATTATAAAAGAACGTATAGGAGATCAAGTACCGATCATTGGTGTTGGTTCCATCTATACAGCGGATGATGCCATCAAAGCACTGCAATCGGGGGTTCCGTTAATCGCATTAGGCCGTGAAATTATTATCGATCCTGAATGGGTACAAAAAGTGGAACAAGGCAGGGAAGCAGAGATCGTGACAAAAATAAACAAGGATAATCAGCAGCAACTTGATATTCCAGACCCATTATGGCAAGCGATCATCAACTCTCCAGGATGGTTTCCAGGGATTGAATAA
- the lexA gene encoding transcriptional repressor LexA translates to MTKLSKRQQDILDFIKEEVRQKGYPPSVREIGEAVGLASSSTVHGHLSRLESKGLIRRDPTKPRAIEIMNSEEANNIPKANVVNVPLLGKVTAGMPITAIENIEEYFPLPESMVPHDDHVFMLEIMGESMIEAGIHDGDYVIVKQQSNANNGDIVVAMTEDDEATVKRFFKEPDYIRLQPENSNMEPIILRDVSILGKVIGLYRQIH, encoded by the coding sequence ATGACTAAACTATCAAAACGGCAGCAAGATATTCTTGATTTCATTAAAGAAGAGGTTCGCCAAAAAGGGTATCCACCTTCCGTACGGGAGATTGGCGAAGCAGTGGGACTTGCATCAAGTTCAACAGTACACGGACATTTATCCCGCCTGGAAAGTAAAGGCCTGATCAGACGTGACCCAACCAAGCCAAGGGCCATTGAAATAATGAATTCGGAGGAAGCGAACAATATTCCAAAAGCCAATGTCGTGAACGTTCCGTTACTTGGAAAAGTAACAGCGGGCATGCCTATAACGGCAATCGAGAACATAGAAGAATACTTTCCGCTTCCCGAAAGCATGGTTCCGCATGATGACCATGTATTCATGCTGGAAATCATGGGTGAAAGTATGATCGAAGCTGGAATTCATGATGGAGACTATGTCATCGTGAAACAACAAAGCAATGCCAATAATGGAGATATCGTCGTGGCCATGACGGAAGATGATGAAGCCACTGTAAAACGATTCTTTAAGGAACCGGATTACATAAGGCTTCAGCCCGAGAACTCAAATATGGAACCAATTATTTTACGAGATGTTTCGATACTTGGAAAAGTAATAGGCTTATATAGACAAATACACTAA
- a CDS encoding RrF2 family transcriptional regulator, with the protein MNSDFTIAVHSLVYLAYLPDHMASSESIAENVCTNPARIRKMMSCLRKKGFVRTKEGVGGGYILDCNPEEVSLADIYITVSHGTLKPKWCTGDPEKKCVISSNTQIVMNQIFDEAELYFEKYLEDITLSTFLEKIKQCP; encoded by the coding sequence GTGAATAGTGATTTTACAATAGCTGTGCATAGTTTGGTCTATTTAGCTTATCTACCAGATCATATGGCTAGCAGCGAGTCCATCGCAGAAAACGTTTGTACAAACCCGGCAAGGATTCGAAAGATGATGAGCTGCTTAAGAAAAAAAGGATTTGTAAGAACTAAAGAAGGTGTTGGCGGAGGCTATATTCTAGACTGTAACCCTGAAGAGGTAAGTTTGGCGGATATTTATATAACTGTTTCACATGGGACTTTGAAACCAAAGTGGTGTACAGGTGATCCGGAGAAAAAATGTGTCATATCTTCCAATACCCAGATAGTCATGAATCAAATATTCGATGAAGCTGAATTATATTTTGAAAAATATTTAGAAGATATAACTCTCAGCACTTTTTTGGAAAAAATTAAACAATGTCCGTGA
- a CDS encoding polysaccharide deacetylase family protein: MTLAVFILFLSFDTPVIHAFTSSREVYEKTGYVVWEGNTKEKIVAITFDDGPHPSYTPQILDILAKYNAKATFFVSGNKVKRNPGILIREIKEGHEIANHTYHHYYDKNMTAELLSAELDKTDKVIWDIAKYKPTLYRPVGGLYNDIIINTAVKKGYKVVLWSWHQDPQDWKRPAPNKISTHIIKSLRAGDIILLHDWSDRPQTVKALESTLDYLYKNGYECVTVSDLLFRSNGSSPDFFRTFPVE, from the coding sequence ATGACTTTAGCCGTTTTCATCCTTTTTTTATCATTTGACACTCCAGTTATTCATGCCTTTACTTCAAGTCGAGAGGTATATGAAAAAACAGGTTATGTTGTTTGGGAGGGCAATACAAAAGAAAAAATCGTAGCCATAACTTTCGACGACGGACCACATCCTTCGTATACACCTCAAATCCTCGATATATTGGCTAAATATAATGCCAAAGCTACCTTTTTTGTCTCTGGTAATAAAGTGAAAAGAAACCCTGGCATTTTAATAAGAGAAATAAAGGAAGGTCATGAAATTGCTAATCACACCTATCATCATTATTATGATAAAAATATGACCGCTGAGTTATTATCTGCTGAATTAGATAAAACAGATAAAGTGATTTGGGATATTGCCAAATACAAACCTACGCTATATCGTCCTGTAGGTGGACTTTATAACGATATAATCATCAATACAGCTGTAAAAAAAGGTTATAAGGTTGTACTGTGGTCCTGGCATCAAGATCCCCAAGACTGGAAAAGACCTGCTCCAAATAAAATTTCCACTCATATCATTAAGTCGTTACGCGCTGGCGATATCATTCTCCTGCACGATTGGAGCGACCGTCCCCAAACGGTAAAGGCGTTAGAATCGACATTGGATTATTTATATAAAAACGGCTATGAATGCGTTACGGTGTCTGATTTATTGTTTCGTTCCAATGGGAGCTCACCCGATTTTTTCAGAACCTTCCCTGTTGAATGA
- a CDS encoding cytochrome c biogenesis CcdA family protein, with amino-acid sequence MDDINIFLAFGAGFLSFISPCCLPLYPAFLSYITGMSVGEIKSENAMLQRRSMLHTLFFLLGFSLVFIAIGFSTSYLGSFFSNYKELIRQIGAILIIIFGLFIVGIFQPKSLMKDNRFEFKNRPSGYIGSILIGLAFAAGWTPCAGPLLGAVISLGATNPSAAMSYMTAYILGFAIPFFILSFFVGKLTWIKKYSQYIMKIGGYLMIVMGVVLFFDWMTKIIAVLSRLFGGFTGF; translated from the coding sequence TTGGATGATATTAATATTTTTTTAGCTTTCGGGGCGGGATTTCTGAGTTTTATTTCGCCATGCTGCTTACCGCTATATCCGGCCTTTTTATCTTATATCACTGGTATGAGTGTTGGTGAAATCAAATCCGAGAACGCCATGCTCCAAAGAAGAAGCATGCTGCATACTTTATTCTTCCTCCTGGGGTTCTCCCTGGTTTTTATTGCAATAGGGTTTAGCACATCATACCTAGGTTCCTTTTTCTCGAATTATAAAGAATTAATTCGTCAGATTGGGGCCATCCTGATTATCATTTTTGGTTTATTCATTGTAGGAATCTTTCAACCGAAATCTTTGATGAAAGACAATCGTTTTGAATTTAAGAACCGACCTAGCGGATATATAGGTTCCATTCTTATCGGACTTGCCTTTGCGGCTGGATGGACCCCTTGTGCAGGTCCGCTATTAGGTGCTGTCATTTCACTGGGTGCAACTAATCCTAGTGCGGCCATGAGCTATATGACTGCCTATATTTTAGGATTTGCCATCCCGTTTTTCATATTATCCTTCTTTGTCGGAAAATTGACATGGATCAAAAAGTACAGCCAATACATCATGAAGATTGGCGGATATTTAATGATTGTAATGGGTGTGGTTTTGTTTTTTGATTGGATGACCAAAATAATCGCAGTCCTGTCTAGACTATTCGGTGGCTTTACTGGATTTTAG
- a CDS encoding aspartyl-phosphate phosphatase Spo0E family protein translates to MAKKNEFLEQIELKRNELIKIVAKDGLNSHVAVEYSQQLDQLLNKYNELFYKTGTDF, encoded by the coding sequence ATGGCTAAAAAGAATGAATTTCTCGAACAAATTGAATTAAAGAGAAATGAACTTATCAAGATTGTCGCTAAAGATGGTTTAAACTCGCATGTTGCCGTTGAATATAGCCAGCAACTTGATCAATTATTAAATAAATATAATGAACTTTTTTATAAAACAGGTACAGATTTTTAA
- a CDS encoding DoxX family protein gives MIGIGLLVIRVVIGLSFVGHGAQKLFGWFGGHGLKGTGDWFDSIGMRPGITMALFAGLSELIGGALFALGLLTPFAGILIALTMLVAIVKVHGANGYWATQNGYEYNLAVLAVAIGIALTGAGPYSLDSFLF, from the coding sequence ATGATTGGTATAGGTTTATTAGTTATACGTGTGGTAATCGGATTATCGTTTGTTGGACATGGAGCTCAAAAATTATTTGGATGGTTTGGCGGACATGGCCTGAAAGGCACTGGAGACTGGTTTGATTCGATTGGCATGAGGCCAGGAATTACCATGGCCCTATTTGCAGGTCTATCAGAGCTTATTGGCGGGGCCTTATTTGCTTTAGGTCTCCTTACACCCTTTGCAGGTATATTAATTGCACTTACAATGCTCGTTGCAATCGTTAAAGTCCATGGAGCAAATGGCTACTGGGCAACTCAAAATGGTTATGAATATAATCTTGCCGTTCTTGCAGTGGCGATTGGCATTGCGTTAACCGGAGCTGGCCCATACTCACTTGACTCCTTCCTGTTTTAA